A section of the Malus sylvestris chromosome 17, drMalSylv7.2, whole genome shotgun sequence genome encodes:
- the LOC126610366 gene encoding sodium/calcium exchanger NCL-like: MAKKLAKILLLLAILLLEQAGPGQSRSITNDDVPLSMVTDGGNQLLLQNQNVWKPFFSGLMDSLFSSDSSCEQTYGFLPCTSTVLGNIFLVLVYGYMMFLSAKLLSNGSEILLQILGPGIVGGLFLPLLGSLPDATIILASGLSGDTETAQSQVSVGMGLMAGSNVMLLTILWGTCLIVGKCDIENSIAVDQKDEKRFSLTGSGVSTDIWTSYSARIMIISLIPFVIVQLPQVFHATSDSRVAILISLAVSISFVIAYSFYQVFQPWIQKRKLAYSKHKHVMSEILKQLKTNALGRLLTNDGDPNKVIIQKLFKTLDQDSDGYLNTSDLRSLIIGIQFDDIDINIDEAIIQVMRDFDTSHDSKIDEDEFFRGISRWLNKAKREAIKDRGKIPQSMKLLEEYDQKTKKEYDRFGDQIDEVVEDVKNAKWHASKAVVLLFLGTIVAAAVADPLVDAVDSFSTATSIPSFFISFVVLPFASSSEIVTTLIFVSRKKQRTASLAYSEIYGSVTMSNILSLAVFLGLVYVRNLTWSFSAEVLVILIVCILMGAIASFRTTFPLWMSSVAILLYPLSLLLVYILDYICGWS, encoded by the exons ATGGCAAAGAAACTTGCAAAAATACTCCTACTCCTAGCCATCTTGTTACTTGAACAAGCCGGCCCCGGCCAAAGTCGATCGATTACCAATGATGACGTCCCTTTGAGTATGGTCACTGATGGAGGAAACCAATTACTTCTCCAAAACCAAAATGTTTGGAAACCGTTTTTCTCTGGGCTGATGGACTCTTTGTTCTCATCAGATAGCAGCTGTGAACAGACATATGGGTTCTTGCCATGCACGTCAACAGTTCTGGGAAATATCTTCCTCGTTcttgtgtatggatatatgatGTTCCTTTCAGCCAAGCTCTTATCTAATGGAAGTGAGATTCTGCTGCAGATCTTAGGGCCTGGCATCGTCGGCGGTCTATTTCTTCCTCTTTTAGGCTCTCTACCTGATGCCACCATTATTCTAG CATCTGGACTTTCTGGAGACACAGAAACGGCTCAAAGTCAGGTCTCAGTTGGAATGGGGTTGATGGCTGGATCAAATGTCATGCTTCTGACAATTCTATGGGGCACCTGTCTCATCGTTGGCAAATGTGACATTGAAAATTCAATTGCAGTTGATCAAAAAGATGAAAAACGATTTAGCTTAACTG GATCTGGAGTGAGCACAGATATTTGGACAAGCTATTCTGCACGGATCATGATTATCTCTTTGATCCCGTTTGTGATTGTCCAGTTACCCCAAGTTTTCCACGCAACTTCAGATAGTCGCGTAGCAATTCTGATTTCACTCGCTGTCTCCATCTCTTTCGTGATCGCATATAGCTTTTATCAG GTATTTCAACCATGGATTCAGAAGAGAAAACTTGCATATTCAAAGCATAAGCATGTGATGTCAGAAATTCTAAAACAATTGAAGACAAATGCTCTCGGAAGACTTCTTACAAATGATGGTGACCCTAACAAAGTTATTATACAAAA GTTATTCAAGACACTTGATCAGGATTCGGATGGTTACCTAAATACCTCAGACTTAAGATCTCTGATAATTGGAATCCAGTTTGACGATATAGACATAAATATAGATGAAGCCATTATACAAGTGATGAGAGATTTTGATACATCTCATGACTCAAAGATTGACGAGGACGAATTTTTCAGAGGAATCTCAAGATGGCTTAACAAGGCTAAGCGTGAGGCAATAAAGGACCGTGGAAAGATTCCACAGTCGATGAAACTTTTAGAGGAATATGATCAG aaaacaaaaaaggaatatGATCGGTTTGGGGATCAAATTGATGAGGTTGTTGAGGATGTAAAAAATGCTAAGTGGCATGCCTCCAAAGCAGTAGTGTTGTTGTTTCTGGGAACTATAGTCGCTGCTGCAGTTGCTGATCCCCTTGTTGATGCTGTTGACAGCTTCTCAACAGCTACGAGTATCCCTTCGTTCTTCATCTCATTTGTTGTTCTACCTTTTGCTAGCTCCAGTGAGATAGTAACCACTCTAATTTTTGTCAGCCGGAAAAAGCAAAGAACTGCATCTTTGGCATACTCTGAG ATATACGGGTCAGTGACAATGAGTAACATACTTTCTCTAGCAGTATTCTTGGGTCTGGTTTACGTTCGAAACTTGACATGGAGCTTCTCAGCTGAAGTTCTCGTCATTTTAATTGTTTGCATTCTGATGGGAGCGATTGCCAGTTTCCGCACCACCTTCCCTCTTTGGATGAGTTCTGTGGCTATACTGCTTTATCCACTTTCTCTGTTGTTGGTTTATATTCTTGACTACATATGTGGGTGGTCTTAG